Proteins encoded within one genomic window of Theobroma cacao cultivar B97-61/B2 chromosome 7, Criollo_cocoa_genome_V2, whole genome shotgun sequence:
- the LOC18593217 gene encoding disease resistance protein RPM1, with protein MADAAIAAAIFLIEKVSSFLDKEVKFKKSVQDDIRDVRNWLRTIQAYLKDTDGKDGSALQKDRAKQLRDIAYDIEDVLDEFRLHVPHHFSRNKLEQKAHHYAHFPTRRVALHELSSKIKDIRRKRDNLKGFDPRLYPDEGSSSSSMLEDRATYQIPEEDEIVGFEGQKATLIRMLQEGEARRMTLSVAGIAGSGKSTLVRSVYDDKSVLSRYDCHAWIDLSRSFKTDEVLRGMLQQFCEGWEEKLFPPGMTVQEKLKRHLEQRRYLLVLDDLRSKEDWVSIVNDLPSGDKRSRIIVTTTNSNLASFCVQSSELHVLKIGALSSPDAWYLFCKKAFRSDGKCPEELVEYYQSILTKCEGLPFAIVAVGSLLSTREKKGDEFQKLLNSLGSDLSKFGKVLLPSYKDLSGTSNLKSCFMYFSIFPEDYSIKRGRLIRLWIAEGFIKAKRDKTKEMVAEDYLNELIGRNLIHVSSRDFAGRVSTCRVLNLVREFLIEKSEEENFVKILAESSTGSSDEEVQDDEVQVRRLSIQSRCPQNEDLVSSHVRALFMFQWYDSLSSKIRKLLDRFKLLKVLDLEGAPLETFPKEIVKLTLLKYLSLRETKIKTVPKSIKKLAYLETLNLKQTFVTELPSEILSLQFLRHLLVYRYNVKNYVTLESVQGVKVPAGIGTLGKLQKLALLRANSEVIEELGALIRLRKLGLLDLKKGDGQKLCASIMKMENLLTLDVSSTGLEEYLDLDYMVNHPRFLQRLYLKGRLEKLPGWISSSSLDSLVRIYLKWSKLNTDNNPLWALQALPNLLELQMVDSYMGKSLEFMPNSFQKLKILHLEQFASLNMVVVETNAMPKLEKLTLCKCEKLKILPSGISKLTHLEELFLFDMNESFLNRLKKDCEDRSMVDHIKIIHSYRLGSNGLWSYQNLS; from the coding sequence ATGGCAGATGCAGCCATTGCAGCAGCAATCTTTCTGATCGAGAAGGTATCAAGCTTCCTTGATAAAGAagtgaaatttaaaaagagCGTGCAGGATGATATTCGTGACGTCCGAAACTGGCTGAGGACTATACAGGCCTACTTGAAGGATACGGATGGTAAAGACGGCAGTGCATTACAGAAAGATCGAGCAAAGCAATTACGAGACATAGCCTATGATATCGAGGATGTTCTTGATGAGTTCCGGCTTCATGTGCCACATCACTTCAGTAGGAATAAACTCGAACAGAAGGCTCATCATTATGCTCATTTTCCTACTCGCCGCGTTGCTCTCCATGAGTTGTCCtcaaaaattaaagatatCAGGAGAAAGAGGGACAACCTTAAGGGCTTTGATCCTCGCCTTTATCCAGATGAAGGCTCAAGCTCCAGTTCAATGTTGGAGGATCGTGCAACCTACCAGATTCCAGAAGAAGATGAAATTGTAGGCTTTGAGGGGCAGAAAGCAACACTTATCCGGATGTTACAAGAGGGAGAAGCAAGGCGCATGACACTTTCAGTGGCTGGGATTGCTGGCTCGGGAAAATCCACTCTTGTGAGGAGTGTCTATGATGATAAAAGTGTTCTAAGTCGATATGACTGTCATGCTTGGATTGATTTGTCTCGTTCCTTCAAAACTGATGAAGTTTTAAGGGGAATGTTGCAGCAGTTTTGTGAGGGGTGGGAGGAGAAGCTCTTTCCTCCTGGGATGACTGTtcaagaaaaactgaaacgcCATTTAGAGCAGAGAAGATATCTCCTCGTTTTAGATGATCTGCGGAGTAAAGAGGATTGGGTTAGCATTGTGAATGATCTGCCCTCTGGTGACAAACGCAGTAGAATAATCGTCACCACAACAAACTCTAATCTGGCCTCTTTTTGTGTGCAGTCGTCAGAGCTTCATGTTCTCAAAATAGGAGCTCTATCATCGCCAGACGCTTGGTACCTATTCTGTAAGAAGGCTTTCCGCAGTGATGGAAAGTGTCCGGAGGAGTTGGTGGAGTATTATCAAAGTATTCTGACAAAATGTGAAGGTTTACCATTTGCAATTGTGGCAGTCGGTAGCCTTCTATCAACCAGGGAAAAAAAGGGTGATGAATTCCAGAAATTGCTCAATAGCCTTGGGTCAGATCTTTCAAAGTTTGGAAAAGTATTGCTGCCAAGTTACAAGGATCTGTCAGGCACAAGCAATCTAAAGAGTTGTTTTATGTATTTTAGTATCTTTCCGGAGGATTATTCAATTAAGCGTGGAAGGCTGATTCGCTTGTGGATAGCTGAAGGATTTATCAAGGCAAAAAGAGACAAAACTAAGGAGATGGTTGCAGAAGATTACCTCAACGAGCTTATAGGAAGGAATTTGATTCATGTAAGCTCAAGGGATTTCGCTGGACGTGTGAGCACTTGTCGAGTGCTCAACCTGGTTCGAGAATTCCTCATTGAGAAATCCGAGGAGgaaaattttgtcaaaatcCTTGCTGAATCAAGCACAGGGTCAAGTGATGAGGAAGTTCAAGATGACGAAGTTCAAGTTCGTCGCCTCTCTATTCAATCTCGTTGTCCTCAGAACGAAGATTTGGTTTCGAGTCACGTTCGAGCTTTGTTCATGTTTCAATGGTATGATTCGTTAAGCTCCAAGATTAGAAAATTACTTGATCGGTTTAAATTGTTGAAGGTCTTAGATTTAGAGGGTGCACCATTGGAAACTTTTCCTAAAGAAATTGTTAAGCTCACCCTTCTAAAGTACCTGTCTTTGagggaaacaaaaataaagacaGTTCCTAAGTCTATAAAGAAGCTAGCATACCTTGAAACCTTAAACCTCAAACAGACTTTTGTGACTGAGTTGCCATCGGAGATACTTTCTCTCCAGTTTTTGCGCCATCTGCTAGTTTATCGTTACAATGTAAAGAATTATGTAACCTTGGAGTCTGTACAAGGAGTGAAGGTTCCTGCAGGAATTGGGACTTTGGGTAAGCTTCAGAAATTGGCACTTTTAAGGGCAAACAGTGAAGTAATAGAAGAGTTGGGAGCTTTAATCCGTCTGAGGAAGCTGGGGCTTCTTGATCTCAAGAAAGGGGATGGACAGAAACTGTGTGCTTCCATCATGAAGATGGAAAACCTTTTGACTCTTGATGTAAGCTCAACTGGCCTGGAAGAGTACCTAGATCTGGATTATATGGTTAATCACCCTCGCTTTCTTCAACGTCTTTACTTAAAAGGACGCCTGGAGAAGTTACCAGGGTGGATTTCCTCATCCTCTCTTGACAGCCTAGTTAGGATTTATCTGAAGTGGTCAAAACTGAACACAGACAACAACCCACTCTGGGCGCTTCAAGCTTTGCCAAACCTTCTAGAGCTTCAGATGGTTGATTCATAcatgggaaaatccttggagTTCATGCCTAATTCGTTCCAGAAGCTAAAAATTTTGCATCTTGAACAATTTGCTAGCCTAAACATGGTGGTAGTAGAGACAAACGCAATGCCTAAACTCGAAAAGCTAACACTATGCAAGTGTGAGAAGTTAAAGATACTTCCATCAGGTATCTCCAAGCTTACTCACCTCGAAGAGCTGTTTCTGTTTGATATGAACGAGAGCTTCCTTAACAGGCTTAAGAAGGACTGCGAAGACCGATCGATGGTTGATCACATTAAGATAATCCACTCTTACAGGCTTGGGAGCAACGGACTATGGTCATACCAGAATCTTTCCTGA